The Juglans regia cultivar Chandler chromosome 2, Walnut 2.0, whole genome shotgun sequence genome includes a window with the following:
- the LOC108992431 gene encoding uncharacterized protein LOC108992431: protein MSTTLSTLERGKVPAQPQPNSQVYRQQPQQVHNVSGDVIETTKVVLTLRGEKDIPQPEMTIDRHVVALTPEDTTETDEVKKKSEVVRPKSKNPVSANVETSRGYQPMVTYPQRLAVGQKNKYHAEIQAIFKQDLCIVKRKLNVKKKTFLMEQVSALILSETPQKFGYLDSHNISIMISESRIRKCLLDLGSSMNLLPFSVYEQLGLGELKNTSIMQQLDDRSVKVSRGIVEDVLVQVDKFYYPVDLVVLDMQQLTSTIYQALVILGRPFLATLNALINCRSGVLKLTFGNMALELNIFNASKMLAHFDDISDLNDVESLTPTKFIYSTFPFSDDDSIFQTRTRSQPQRHFPVVISSKLNQKDETQLIEALRKHRCAIGWTIADIKGIDAAVCTHRIHLEDDGRLVRAQRRLNPTMEEVVKESA, encoded by the exons ATGAGTACGACATTGAGCACTCTAGAGAGAGGGAAAGTTCCAGCACAACCTCAGCCTAATTCTCAAGTATATCGGCAACAACCACAACAGGTACATAATGTCTCAGGGGATGTTATTGAGACAACGAAAGTCGTTCTTACTTTGAGAGGTGAAAAGGACATTCCCCAACCAGAGATGACCATTGACAGACATGTAGTTGCTCTTACACCTGAAGATACAACAGAGACtgatgaagttaaaaaaaaatcagaggtAGTGAGACCAAAGTCGAAGAATCCTGTGAGTGCAAATGTTGAAACTAGTAGAGGGTACCAACCTATGGTTACCTATCCTCAGAGATTGGCAGTtggccaaaagaacaaataccacGCTGAGATTCAAGCGATTTTCAAGCAA GACTTGTGCATAGTGAAGAGGAAgttgaatgtaaagaagaaaactTTTCTAATGGAGCAAGTCAGTGCATTGATATTGAGCGAGACTCCTCAGAAGTTCGGATATCTCGACTCTCAcaacatttccattatgatcAGTGAGTCACGCATTAGGAAATGTTTACTTGATTTGGGGAGTAGTATGAACTTGCTGCCCTTCTCAGTGTATGAGCAGTTGGGATTGGGTGAGCTGAAAAATACCTCCATTATGCAACAATTGGATGATAGGTCAGTTAAGGTGTCGAGGGGTATTGTTGAGGATGTGCTGGTCcaggtggacaaattttactacccaGTGGATTTggtagttcttgatatgcagcagCTAACCTCCACTATTTATCAAGCACTTGTTATCCTTGGAAGACCATTTCTAGCTACATTAAATGCTTTGATTAATTGCAGAAGTGGAGTTTTGAAGCTTACTTTTGGGAACATGGCACTTGAGTTGAACATTTTCAATGCTTCCAAGATGCTAGCACATTTTGATGACATAAGTGATTTGAATGATGTAGAGAGTTTGACaccaacaaaatttatttactcaacttttcctttctctgatGATGATTCTATTTTCCAGACAC GCACAAGATCACAACCACA AAGGCATTTTCCTGTGGTGATTTCCTCGAAGTTAAATCAGAAAGATGAAACCCAGTTGATTGAAGCCTTAAGAAAACATCGATGCGCAATTGGTTGGACAATAGCTGACATCAAAGGTATTGATGCTGCTGTTTGTACCCACAGAATCCATCTTGAAGATGATGGTAGACTGGTTCGTGCTCAACGTAGGCTCAATCCTACCATGGAGGAAGTTGTCAAAGAAAGTGCTTAA